The Panicum virgatum strain AP13 chromosome 3N, P.virgatum_v5, whole genome shotgun sequence genome includes the window AACTTTGTTGTAACGATGAAAACGGGACACCTACTTGCTGATAAGTTCAGACAGCACTGCTGAATTCAAGTACTCATGCAATCGTCATAATGAAGATGGAGGGCATTTGTTCTTTGGTTGCAAGTATGCTAAATATGTGTGGAAAGCATATGACATGGAGGAAGTCAGGGCAATTCTGGCAGAAAAGGAATAAGCAAAGGAGGTAGTCCAGTGCATTCTTGAAATGAAGAGGAAAAGAAACAAATACTGGTCGTCAGCCTCTTGTGGCAATGGTGGCTGGAACGAAACAGAGTACGGGAAGGAGAGGGGAGACTGGCAGATGACTTGGCCATTATTAGTTTTTTTTCGAATACGCAGAAGAGCTacatatctttgtattaaggagaagaaaagaTCCAAATACAAAAACCACTTCCCCCCCTTGGATCAGTGAGGGGAGTAGGAATTACAGTACTTCTAGGACTATTACAAGTAGACTAAGGTATAGAACCTGACCATAAACAGAAACATTATTAGTGGCCAGAATGCTCATGAATACCTAAGCATTTCAGTAAAAAAGAGAAAGTGGGATGCCAAAGGGAAAAGAAACATTGGTGCCAGCCATCAGAGGATCAGCTGAAAATCAACTCTGATGGAGCATACCACTCAGCATCGGGTGATGCAGGCTGTGGCTTTGTCATCAGAGATGAAGCGAGAAGCCCATGGTTGCTTGACACTGACGCCTTTCATGcggaagtttttttttatctcGAACGTGCAAGAGAATTGCGCGTCGTTGTATTAATAATAGAAGGATCGGTCCAAACCATGGTCTGGGTTATTTTTTTGTTACAAACGCGCCTAAAAATAGATAAACAACCACAGACAAAAACACTGCAACATCCCAACTATGGCAGCAGCTCCCCCAACGCCTTTGCCCCTGCCAGCTTACACAGGCATGCCTGCTCGTTAATCTCCTGCAGCACGGGACAGGCGTCCCGGTGGCAGCCATAAAAAATGCAGCGGCTACGCATCTTCCAGATCGACCAAGCCGTGAGGATCACCAGGGAGTTCAGCCCTTTTCTAGCAGCCTTCGGCGTCCTTCGTGCGGCTCATCTCCACCAATCCTTGAAGGTGTCAAACTCCAAAGTAGGGGCCAGGTGTTGTAGGGCTACCCTCTCAAGGACGGTCGTCCAAACCTGTCTTGCGAAAACACAAGATGTGAGAATGTGATGGACTGTCTCATCCTCTTGGTCGCACAGAAGGCACTTATTCGGGTGTTCCCCAACGGGCTAGTCGATCCGCTGTCCAGCACCTGTTGAGAATGGCCAACTAGAAGAATATCTTGCACCGAAGGGGCGCCCAAGACTTCCATAGGCGCTTGTACGGCTCAAAATCAGATGAACCCACAAAGAACATGGCATACACCGATCAAGTGGAGTAAGTACCCCGAGCTCTCCGGTGTCCAGAGATGTTGGTCCGGTTGGTTCTCGAGCAACTAAACATTCCCCAGGGCATCCCAAAGCTCCAGGTAGTCCACGATTGCCGGCACTGACAAACCTCCTGCAATGTCACCCACCTAGCGCAAGTCCATCATAGCCTCATGAACAGTCCTCCGAGACCGCGCCCGCTTGTTCACAAAGGGGATCAGAGTCGGAGCAAGGTCCTCGATGGACTTGCCGTGCAGCCAACGATCCTTTCAGAAGAGGGTCATTCTTCCATCTCCCACCAAGGAGGAAACAGAAATGGCAAACATGGCAGTGATGTTGGGGTGCACCTTGATGTTGAATGCAGCCCAAGGTCACCCCAGGTCCGTCTTACTAAGCCATAGCCAATGCATCTGGAGTGCCCGCCAAAGGGTCTTCAAGTTATGGATACCCAACCCTCCAAGCTCCTCCGGGCAGCAAGCTCGCTCCCACGCCACAGGACAGTGTCCGCCGTTCACCTGTCGACGCCCCTTCCATATATAGGAAAGCTCGACGTAGCTTGTCAATGGCACGAAGAAGCCACTTAGGCACATCCAGTGCAATGGCCAATAGACTGGGACCGCTGTCAGCACAGCCTTTACCAGAACCGCACGCCCTGTCGTGGACATCAACGCCGTCTTCCAGCCCGGGAGCATGTCGGCGATCTTATCCACAAAGGGCTGGAGGTCCGCCTTGGTAAGCTTCCGAATAGAGAGTGGCAAGCCCAGGTACTTGCAAGGGAAGTCAATCACCTCACAGGGCATGGCTCTCAAGATGACCTCAAGCTGCTCGGTGCACAGCGGATTGGCACGATGGAGCTTTTCTGCATGTTTGTGCGAAGCCTGCTCGCCTCCCCGAAGAGTTGCAAGATCTCCTTGGTGGTGGACAAATCTTCGAAGGAGGGGAGGATGAATAGAGCCACATCATCCGCGTATAGCGAGACGCGGTGCTTCACCCGATCAGTAGCCAAAGGCTGGAGAAGCACCTCCTCGTCACCCTTCGCAATAAGGGCATTCAGCACATCCATGACGAGAATGAAGAGCATGGGCGACAGCCTTTCATGCGGAAGTAATAGCATGCTATGAAGGAGTCAGGGAAGCAGCCTATTGTGGCATGGGTCATGTGGTGATCGAGACAGACTCGTTAATGTTGAAGCAAGCCCTCCAGTTTGATGGTTTCCGGCTAGCAACAATGGGTTGCCTGATGTACGAACTAAAGATGCTTATTCACACGAGTTTTCTTTCTGTTTCTTTTGTTCGTGTTCCTCGATCTTGAGCTCACGCCCTAGCGGCGATAGGCTGTATCTGTGCTTCAAATGTGCCCATGTCTTGGGACAGTACGCCGCCAGGCATGGAGACGATTGTGGCCAGTGGTCTCTCTGCATTGTTCAGTTAATGGAAAGTTCCTtttccaacaacaacaacaataacaacaacatagccttttgtcccaaacAAGTTGGAGTAGCCAACAGCTTACTCTTTATATTAACTCAACCATTAACTTTCGTCTGCCAACTCAAACAACTCAGTATGCATATTCCATGATCTGCTCCATTTAAGCATACTCATTTCTTCTGTCACTTCCTTTGGGGGTGTGTTGTTCTgaattttcctcttttttttttgtggtagGCTGGGGTCATATGATCTCAACGTTCAATATGCCTACATGTGGTGCATGTGCATGCTTGATCCGGGCATGCACTGCTTAGGAATGAGGGGCACCGGGAGGCACACCAAAACCGGGAGCCGATTGTAAGCTACGGCAAGAACCAATGTGTTGGCGAAAGATATCCGAGCACAATACTTCCTGAAAGCCATATTGTTGATATCAACTCTGAACTCTTGTTTAATTTTCGTGCGTTCTTTGATTCTGAATTCTGTAACTATGGGCAACAAGCCAACAACATGGTCTTTATATTAATAATAACTCAAGTCATTAACCTCCATCTACCAACTTGGTATGCATATTTTATCACCTACTCTATTTAAGCACACTCATTTCTTCTGTCACTTCCCTCTGAGGTGTTGTTCTGAATTTTCCTATTTCTAGGTAGGCTGGGGTGATATAATTTCAACCGTTTGATATGCCTACATGTGGTGTGGTGCGTGCTTGATCCGGGCATGCACTGCTTAGGAACGAGGGGCACCAGGAGGCACACCAACACGCGCAGTTCTTCTGTCACTACAATCTGTTTATGAGAGACATGCTGCTGCAACTGGTCCCGTCACAAGTATAGTAGCTAGTTTTGTCGGAACAATGACACTCGATATCTACCAAACATCTGCCGTATAGCATCTCTGAATTCAAAAAAGCATCGCTGAATTCAACAATTGAGTTTAGCCTTCGTTTTTTTTCgagaatacgcaggagagctgcgtatcatttcattaagaagaaaaaaattgttcAAAGTTTACAACGCGGGCCAACAAAAGGCGCACGCACACCCCATCTGAAACTAGATATAGGTTTCAGAGTTCAGTTTTTCATCAGAGAGGGCAAAGAGGTTATCACTTGATATATGCGGTGTGTACCACACATAGGGAACAGGAGACAGAGTGAAGGAAGATATTAACAGTGCAGTCGATCACATGGTGCCCAAGAGATATCATGAGTGCTTGCTCAACGATGCGTATGCTGAGGATCTCGACACGCGTAATGTACTCCTGGAAGCTACGGCAAGAACCTAATTCACTCTGTAGTCTGAAGTTTTGTATCATATACCATATACCATTTGCCTTCCATCTAGAAGCTTTGTATCCACAGTTCATGATCTGCTCCATGTGTACATACATACTCCACCTCTCACAGGGTCATTGCTGCTCCAGTTGGTTGTCTCGTTTCTTCCGTCACTTGTTCTGGGGTGTTCATGAGGCACACtactcatgatatttttttagaaaaagaaagCTTTATTGATCTTAGACAATTACATCAAGATGATACAATTATATAAGATCCATCCCGGTCTCTGCATAACTAAGATGCACACAGCCTatgaaaaaagaacaaaaaaaagagagaacgcCATGACCTAAAGATCATGCCGTAGCAAACTACCACAAGCGACTTCACCTTCATCCGCTTCGCAAACCAAAGCAGCTTTTGGACTATGAAGTAGTCTCCCGAGACAACGCCTTCAACGAGGAAACGGCACGCGCACGTGCCGACATTGCAGTGACCCAACCAATTAAGGACAGATCAAAGGTTTTCACCTTGAGGGAGTAATTCATCTTAATCCAAACAATGCCTTCAACAAGATCACTGCCAGGTTCAACCAATTAAGGCCAGACCTAGAAATTTCTTCCCGGAACCGGTGAATTAGTAACAAGTACCACCACGACAAAGTCACACCGTGTTGCTTCCCCCTTCTTACCAGACCAATGCTTCCATATAGACCAGACCTGACCCACTTTAAACGGCCACGAACTCCAAATCCGGCAGACCATCTGAATTCGTAACCTGAGATACCATACTGCAAAGTAGCCACTGGGTACCCGTGCATAATCCACCGGAACAAAGTGCAGATGAAATCCGTCTTCGAGTAAGAGAATCCGCGAATGAAGCCAAGGTGACTCATGTCTCTTGGGCTATATGAAAAACAAAGACGAAATTGAAGATGTCATCACTAGAAGTAGTTGCAAAGTCCGGAGCTAGCCCTTCCAACACCAAAGCCGAAGACGCATCTGCCGGAGAGGAGTCACCACTGGAGGCCAAGCCGACATCGGATCTGCATCCGGGAGCCCCGAAGCCACCCATCGCGAACCACACGGAACTGCCAAAGCGGCCGGGCGCTGGAAAGAACGAGACCTCCATGCTGCGTCAGAAACGCCGGTGAGATCACCCAAGAGGTCACCTCCAACTTCGTGAAGCCAGCGCCACCACGCCTCAATGCCTTCCGTGCAAGCCCCCCACCGAGGGCACCGTCCCCTGCCCCGGGGCTGCCGGATCCGGATGCGAACCCGGTGCTGCCTGGGCCACCGCACCTGCGGCAGCCGGCCGTGGCTGCAGCGAAGACCCGCTCCGACAGGATCCCACGAAGACGGGACCGCAGAGCCGGCGGTGCCAGATCCGGATCCAGCCGCGCCGCAGACCCGCTGGAGTcgcacgcccgccgccggccgtgggaCTCCCATGCGGGAAGACTCCGAGGGGCCCGACCGCTATagctcgtggccgccgccgccgccgtccttggtCGCGCGCGGACGGCCAGCAACGCGGCAGCGCCGCCTTGCCCGCCGCGGGTGCCGAACGAGAGACCTCCGACTCCGTGGCCACCGGATCCGGCAGACCCACCTGAAGCCGGCAGCCATCGCGAGCCACTCACGAGACCTCCCAGATCCTCGCGAGCCACGTCCATACGCGAGGAAAGGAtcccgccgctgccgtcctaAGTGGGACGCGGACTTCCGGACCCCTGCTCAGGCAGCGGCGGGGTGTGGACGAGGTTggggaggggtggcggcggtgttGGCCTGGGTGCCACTCGTGTCGCCCCTGGGAGGAGGGCGACGCGAGGGCTGGGTCTAGGAGGGTCGCTGACTTGATAGCCGTGCAGATTGGTTCAGATCTGCTTAAATCCCCTGTCAAATCATGGTATATTAGTAGAATAGTAGTCAGGCTGGGTGATGAATCTCAACCATTCAACCCATGACACGTACAGCTGCATTCTTCATTTGCGATCCTTTGGAACGAGGGGCACCAGGAGGCACAACAAAACGGGATGCCGGCGACGTTCTGACGCTGCATTTCGTTGATTATTGTAGTTGAGAAGAAGCAGAGCACGCTGAATTGTGGTCGCAACAAGAAAACTTGCTGCACTAATCGCCTTTCCGTTAAGACAATTGAAATCGGACATCAGCTAGCGGTTGCCACGGCACTGCTGAATTCAACAGTTGGGTTTGACAATTTCAGAGTTCAGTTTTCAATTTTCCCTTTTCAGAGAGAACGAAGAGTTCATCAGTTGTAGATTAATTTCCCAAGGAAAATTGCAATTGTTGAACACAAGATCAACCACCAAAAAAGAAACCACCTGTTTAATGTACACTCTGTGCCAGATGTTAACTAGTGCAATTGATTATTAATTAGGTGTTCATCGACGTGGACGCTGCATAGCAATGGAAGAACTGCTCCCTGGCGAGGACCTTGACGCGCTTGATGTACTCCTGGAAGCTGAGATCCCCGTTCTCCAGCGCGTGGCCAAGGGCGTCCATGGCGTCgtccgcggcgagctccgaCGCCTTGCTCTCCAGCCACCGCGGCGCGTCGCCCGAGGCCGCGTGCGGAGCCAGCGCCGCTCCCGGATCGGGCGCGTGGCTCGCCGTGCACAGCCAGTCGAGCAGCTGGCCGCGGTGGGCGAGGCTGGCCGTCACGGCGCGCTCCAGCCGCATCCTCTCCTCTTCCAGGTCGCGGACGGCGCGGCCCATGGCGTCGCCCCGTGCCCGGAGGCCGGCTTGCAGCGAGGACAGGGCATGGATGTCCcggtcgacgccgccgcggaaggCCGCCGCGTCCCTGCCCAGCCTCGAGGCGAGCTCGTTGGCCAGCACCGCGTgcatgcgccgccgctcctcctccaccggcgTCGCTCTGGCGTTCGTCGCGtcggcgaagccgatggtggaCTTCAGCGGGTGGCACATCCTCAAGGCCGCGACGAGGCTCAGCACGAGGCCGGCGAGGCTGGAGGTTGGCACGCTCCATTCCTCGAGGTACGGCAGCGTGCGGTGGACGCGGCCGGTGCGGTGGTCGACGAAGGGGTGGTCGGGGACGAGCGACGccgacggcgcggcggggaACGCGTAGACGAGCggcgggcggtaggggtactcCCTGGGGAGCCACAGGGTGAGGAGGACCGGCGGCAGGGCGAGGGAGACGGCGAGGAGGCCCCGCGCGTTGAGCAGCACGGTGGAGGCGCCGTCGTCGCTGGTGTAGGTGTCGACGGAAGGCGAGAGGGTGGGGAACTCCTGGAGGACGGCGAGGACGTGCTTCCGGACGAGCCACCGGAGGTCAGGGTGCTCGTACGGGGCCAGCGCCGCGTCCACCAGCACCACcgtgccggcggccgccgccgtcgccatgcacgccgccggccccgtCCTCGCAACTCGCAAGCGAATCAAACACTCCCAAAGACTCCGACAGAGATATTAAGGGTCGTCGCGACGAGGCCGTTGTGCTTGTTTGGATCGGTAAAAAAATGGGATCTTTGTCATGACTTCAACACGGGATTGACGAAgacaagaacaagaaacttCTGCTACACTGTGCACGCAAAGCCTCGCCAAGTTTCCATTGAATTTAAGGTGTTCATACGGTGACAGCTACATCCTGCCATTAGTTATCTGTTTACAATTGTCAAGAAATGTTGTTAGCACACGGTCTCATAGGTGGCCTTGCCGCTAGCAAATATGATAACGACTTGATGGTTATCAAGCAAGCAAGAAAGCAGAGAATGCCGGCCTAGAACGACAACATCTGTGATATTTTGGACATCTGTGATAACTCCATTTGGTCACAACCAACCAAGTGATACTCTGGATGCTAATACTATTCTTGTGTAGAAATATTTTTCGTGATGCATCTACTCGGTTTGGAAAACCCAACTCAAATTCAAACATCGCTCTCTTTTTGCAGGAAATTCGAAACCTCACATTTTCTTCATTGGAAGAGCAGTGTTTCTCAATTTCACTCTCGGTAATGCTGCATTTGCTAGCGAAAAAATTCCTGGGTTAAGGCCTGCTTGAGTCTTCCTGATTTAACTTCTACACGCCAGGACTGGTTCTGTCTCACTGCTGTCAGAGAAGAAATCAAGTGAAAACTCTCAGAAGCTGACCGATCAGAAATGAGAAATTTTGCTTCCCTTCACGCGGACTTTTTGCAAAAATCAGACGTTACCTGTTTGTTTTGTTGTCCAAATGTTTGGCTGACCAAATGGCAGGTGGACTTGTTGTACGTGACAGACAATTAAGGAGTATCAACTAGGTCAGTCCCTAAGTAAGTACTGTACCTGCTCTACGCATTAAAAAAAGATACTGTACCTGATGTGGCTCAAATATgccttttggtcttgtttggtttaTTCCTAGAATAGATTAGAATGTACTTTGACAGCTAATTAGAGGTGTCAAATAAAGacaatttacaaaaccaactgttgggatctttgcttagtagatgcccagacagggagcatgaacagtaggAAAGGTAGCAATGAAAGTAAGTGTCGAACTCTCCAATAATAATCAGAAAATTCAActctttacactgtggagagaggggactatttatacccctagccctcggccaggattacctaaattgccccctcccaactcatttacagctcactctcAGCCGGtttcggggtaaaattacaaggtgagaggtttacaaatccgaccttctcacgtattcggaAGGTATACAACTCCGACCTTCTTACATATTCACGTTTTACTCACGTCTTCAGTCGATGAAGGTTACAATAACCTTCGGGTACCCCCGGGAGTTTGGGCCATGCAGGTTCTATCAACGAAGGTCTTGATCTTCGAGTTTATGCTTCCGGGTGGCtgttcgtcaccttcggcgcgATGGAG containing:
- the LOC120663861 gene encoding protein ELC-like — its product is MATAAAAGTVVLVDAALAPYEHPDLRWLVRKHVLAVLQEFPTLSPSVDTYTSDDGASTVLLNARGLLAVSLALPPVLLTLWLPREYPYRPPLVYAFPAAPSASLVPDHPFVDHRTGRVHRTLPYLEEWSVPTSSLAGLVLSLVAALRMCHPLKSTIGFADATNARATPVEEERRRMHAVLANELASRLGRDAAAFRGGVDRDIHALSSLQAGLRARGDAMGRAVRDLEEERMRLERAVTASLAHRGQLLDWLCTASHAPDPGAALAPHAASGDAPRWLESKASELAADDAMDALGHALENGDLSFQEYIKRVKVLAREQFFHCYAASTSMNT